From one Tsukamurella tyrosinosolvens genomic stretch:
- the ald gene encoding alanine dehydrogenase codes for MRVGIPTEIKNNEYRVAITPGGVAELTRRGHDVLIEDGAGVGSAIANDDFTAAGARIVPTADDVWGEAELLLKVKEPIEPEYARMRPDQTIFTYLHLAASRPCTDALLSSKTTSIAYETVQLPDGSLPLLAPMSEVAGRLAPQVGSYHLMRSKGGRGVLMGGVPGTAPAKVTVIGGGVSGINAAQIAAGMGADVTVFDLDVRKMRAVNAQFGGRVHTSYSTSLALEEAVVESDLVIGAVLIPGAAAPKLVSTDLVHRMRPGAVLVDIAIDQGGCFADSHPTTHDDPTFTVGETVFYCVANMPGAVPRTSTFALTGATLPYVLRIADQGWKAACSQDAALAAGLSTHDGVLLNAGVGEALGIESKAPEAVLA; via the coding sequence ATGCGCGTCGGAATCCCCACCGAGATCAAGAACAACGAGTACCGCGTGGCGATCACGCCCGGCGGTGTCGCCGAGCTCACCCGCCGAGGCCACGACGTCCTGATCGAGGACGGCGCGGGCGTCGGCTCGGCGATCGCCAACGACGACTTCACCGCGGCGGGGGCCCGCATCGTCCCGACGGCGGACGACGTCTGGGGCGAGGCCGAATTGCTGCTCAAGGTCAAGGAGCCCATCGAGCCCGAGTACGCGCGGATGCGGCCGGACCAGACGATCTTCACCTACCTGCACCTGGCGGCCTCGCGCCCCTGCACCGACGCGCTCCTGTCCTCGAAGACCACGTCGATCGCGTACGAGACGGTCCAGCTCCCCGACGGCTCGCTGCCGCTGCTCGCCCCGATGTCCGAGGTCGCCGGCCGGCTCGCGCCGCAGGTCGGCAGCTATCACCTGATGCGCTCCAAGGGCGGCCGCGGCGTGCTCATGGGCGGCGTCCCCGGCACCGCGCCCGCGAAGGTCACCGTGATCGGCGGCGGCGTCTCCGGCATCAACGCCGCGCAGATCGCCGCGGGCATGGGCGCCGACGTCACCGTCTTCGACCTGGACGTGCGCAAGATGCGCGCCGTCAACGCCCAGTTCGGCGGGCGCGTGCACACCAGCTACTCCACCTCGCTCGCGCTCGAAGAGGCCGTCGTCGAGTCGGACCTGGTCATCGGCGCCGTGCTGATCCCGGGCGCCGCGGCACCCAAGCTCGTCTCCACCGACCTGGTGCACCGGATGCGCCCCGGCGCAGTGCTCGTCGACATCGCGATCGATCAGGGCGGCTGCTTCGCGGACTCGCACCCCACCACACACGACGATCCGACGTTCACCGTCGGTGAGACCGTCTTCTACTGCGTCGCCAACATGCCGGGCGCCGTGCCGCGCACCTCCACGTTCGCGCTCACCGGCGCGACCCTGCCCTACGTGCTGCGCATCGCGGACCAGGGTTGGAAGGCCGCGTGCTCCCAGGACGCCGCGCTGGCCGCGGGCTTGTCGACGCACGACGGCGTGCTCCTCAACGCCGGCGTCGGCGAGGCCTTGGGCATCGAGTCGAAGGCACCCGAAGCCGTCCTGGCCTGA
- a CDS encoding Lrp/AsnC family transcriptional regulator: protein MADVHSVRTAYRPPSSNDRRPLLDDADRRILLVLQRDGRVSNAALAEEVGLAPSTVHTRVRRLTDAGVIRGFYADVDPAAVGRPLRAMIAVTLRSTARHRIRQFVESVIDLPPVIDAYFLAGGDDYLLHIAAVDTDDLRHLVEYLSAREEVAGTNTSLVFEHVRGSAPL from the coding sequence ATGGCTGACGTACATTCTGTGAGAACGGCGTATCGCCCACCTTCGTCGAACGATCGTCGCCCGCTGCTCGACGATGCCGACCGGCGCATCCTGCTCGTGCTCCAGCGCGACGGACGGGTCTCCAACGCCGCCCTCGCCGAGGAGGTCGGCCTCGCCCCGTCGACGGTGCACACCCGGGTCCGGCGACTGACCGACGCGGGCGTGATCCGCGGCTTCTACGCCGACGTCGATCCCGCGGCCGTGGGCCGGCCGCTGCGCGCGATGATCGCGGTGACCCTGCGCTCGACCGCCCGGCACCGGATCCGGCAGTTCGTGGAGTCGGTCATCGACCTGCCGCCCGTCATCGACGCCTACTTCCTCGCCGGCGGCGACGACTACCTTCTGCACATCGCGGCCGTCGACACCGACGACCTGCGGCACCTCGTCGAGTACCTCAGCGCACGCGAGGAGGTCGCGGGCACCAACACGTCGCTCGTCTTCGAGCACGTCCGCGGCTCCGCGCCGCTGTAG
- a CDS encoding 2,3-butanediol dehydrogenase — protein MRAARYYDRNDVRIEDVPAPEVTDGSVAIDVAWCGICGTDLHEYVDGPIFVPPCGHPNPVSGEAAPLTIGHEMSGVVAAVGAGVDDLQVGDHVVVEPYIIADDVDTGPASTDYHLSPNMNFIGLGGRGGGLSERIVVQRRWVHRVSKDVPLDQAALIEPLAVGYHALQRSGAGAGAFALITGAGPIGLLTAAVCKAKGLTVAISEPSSLRRSRAAETGVADHVFDPTQVDVVEAVRGLTGGRGADVGFECTSVQPALDTLFDALRPQAVLVVVSIWGHPGSVDMQKLVLKEIDMRGTIAYVNNHAETIALVENGTVDLAPFITGRIGLDELVTVGYDTLLHHNETAVKILVSPSGAGLPAGV, from the coding sequence ATGCGAGCAGCGCGCTACTACGACCGCAACGACGTCCGGATCGAGGACGTCCCCGCACCCGAGGTGACGGACGGCTCGGTCGCCATCGACGTCGCGTGGTGCGGCATCTGCGGCACCGACCTGCACGAATACGTCGACGGGCCGATCTTCGTGCCCCCGTGCGGCCACCCGAACCCCGTCAGCGGCGAAGCGGCGCCTCTGACGATCGGGCACGAGATGTCCGGCGTCGTCGCCGCGGTCGGCGCGGGCGTCGACGATCTGCAGGTGGGCGATCACGTCGTGGTCGAGCCGTACATCATCGCCGACGACGTGGACACCGGCCCCGCGAGCACCGACTACCACCTCTCGCCGAACATGAACTTCATCGGCCTCGGCGGCCGCGGCGGCGGCCTGTCGGAGCGGATCGTGGTGCAGCGCCGCTGGGTGCATCGGGTCTCGAAGGACGTGCCGCTCGACCAGGCCGCGCTCATCGAGCCGCTCGCGGTCGGGTACCACGCGCTGCAGCGCTCCGGCGCCGGGGCGGGAGCCTTCGCGCTCATCACCGGCGCGGGGCCGATCGGGCTGCTCACGGCCGCGGTGTGCAAGGCGAAGGGGCTGACCGTCGCGATCAGCGAGCCGAGTTCCCTGCGTCGCAGCCGCGCGGCCGAGACCGGCGTCGCCGACCACGTCTTCGACCCGACGCAGGTCGACGTCGTCGAGGCCGTCCGCGGCCTCACGGGCGGCCGCGGCGCGGACGTCGGCTTCGAGTGCACGTCCGTGCAGCCCGCGCTGGACACGCTCTTCGACGCTCTGCGCCCGCAGGCGGTGCTCGTGGTCGTGTCCATCTGGGGCCACCCGGGCAGCGTCGACATGCAGAAGCTGGTGCTCAAGGAGATCGACATGCGCGGCACCATCGCCTACGTCAACAACCACGCCGAGACGATCGCGTTGGTCGAGAACGGCACCGTCGACCTCGCGCCGTTCATCACGGGGCGGATCGGCCTCGACGAGCTCGTCACCGTCGGCTACGACACTCTGCTGCACCACAACGAGACCGCGGTGAAGATCCTCGTCTCCCCGTCGGGGGCGGGGCTGCCCGCCGGAGTCTGA
- a CDS encoding pirin family protein, protein MSESRIVPAADRTHWRGEGIYTRQSMPFTGNFDLGENAHGQLLVHNDDLIDPGSGVDRHFHRDAEIVTWVIAGEVHHDDSSGETGLVRAGQVQAMSAGSGVNHREQNPRATGVVARVIQMWLPPNEPGGEPEYRTADVPLDGRGLVLVASGMAGRDPAVAINNDAAALHAARLAVGESVVLPAAPYGHLFVVSGAVAVGDDRLGEGDALRTVHTGALTATATEPAEILFWEMHAQAVSAR, encoded by the coding sequence GTGAGCGAGAGCAGGATCGTCCCGGCCGCCGACCGCACGCATTGGCGCGGCGAGGGGATCTACACGCGGCAGTCGATGCCCTTCACCGGCAACTTCGATCTGGGTGAGAACGCGCACGGGCAGCTGCTCGTGCACAACGACGACCTCATCGACCCCGGCTCGGGCGTCGACCGGCACTTCCACCGTGACGCGGAGATCGTCACCTGGGTGATCGCGGGCGAGGTGCACCACGACGATTCGTCCGGCGAGACGGGACTGGTCCGCGCCGGCCAGGTGCAGGCGATGAGCGCGGGCAGCGGGGTGAACCACCGGGAGCAGAATCCGCGCGCCACCGGCGTCGTCGCCCGGGTCATCCAGATGTGGCTGCCGCCGAACGAGCCCGGCGGCGAGCCCGAGTACCGCACCGCCGACGTCCCGCTCGACGGGCGGGGCCTGGTCCTCGTCGCCTCGGGGATGGCGGGCCGCGACCCGGCCGTCGCGATCAACAACGACGCCGCGGCACTGCACGCCGCCCGGCTCGCGGTGGGGGAGTCGGTCGTCCTGCCGGCGGCGCCGTACGGGCACCTGTTCGTCGTCTCCGGTGCCGTCGCCGTCGGCGACGACCGGCTCGGGGAGGGCGACGCGCTGCGCACCGTCCACACCGGCGCGCTCACGGCGACCGCCACCGAGCCCGCCGAGATCCTGTTCTGGGAGATGCACGCGCAGGCGGTCTCCGCGCGCTGA
- a CDS encoding MGH1-like glycoside hydrolase domain-containing protein — protein sequence MQTTESTAEHRRLAESPGPDGPWRLWGPYLAGRQWGTVREDYSGSGDAWASFGFEQAHRRAYRWGEDGLGGICDRYGFLNLAVGLWNHNDPILKERLFGLTNAQGNHGEDVKEYWWPVDGTPTHSWMHWMYRYPQAEYPYQQLRDGNAARDRTQREYELADTGVLADNRFFDVHVRYAKAAPDDICVEIEAVNHGPSPAPLDLLPQLWLRNTWAWGHDERRGEITRVRSPQAGGLEAVRVTHQWLGEYHLAAEGAPQLLFCDNETDAVDLFGAAANASPYPKDGITKRVVQGDEAAVNPEEHGTKVALWYRFASVPPGESVRVRLRLARTEPTLDTFGPGFDAVFADRRDEADEFYGTVIHEDVQGEDRAVARRAYAGMLWNKQLYRYDVESWLEGDPAVDPSPRERADPGRRNTTWKHFSLADVISMPDEWEYPWFAAWDLAFHCIPLAHVDPEFAKEQLVLMCREWAMHPNGQLPAYEWEFGDVNPPVHAWAAWHVYRIDGWRDQDFLVRVFTKLLLNFSWWVNRKGSDDAGVFEGGFLGMDNIGFFNRSAPLPPGYRLEQSDATSWMAFYCQQMFKIAIELSRHDPVWQDCATKFLEHFLQISKATYNFGSHSLSLWDEEDGFFYDVLVRPDGSALPMRVRSMVGLLPLLGATDVPVWAAQECPDVTARLNWLRSRRPELVEPVLSGAAADGAGDGRMLLSLVSPDRLRRVLERMFDPAEFLAPYGIRSLSKAEQQVTEDVDGNTVSIQYEPGESTTGMFGGNSNWRGPVWFPVNVLLADKLRTYGRHFGDSFTIAIPTGSDNLCTLEEAADVIDEGLVGLFRPVARADGGGARRPADAGRIEGSDNPLWAQHPTFYEYFDGDTGEGLGATHQTGWTGLVAHLHNPRLPMEPPPAPGS from the coding sequence GTGCAGACCACCGAATCCACCGCCGAACACCGCCGCCTCGCGGAGAGCCCGGGGCCCGACGGACCGTGGCGCCTGTGGGGCCCGTACCTCGCGGGGCGCCAATGGGGCACCGTGCGGGAGGACTACAGCGGCAGCGGCGACGCCTGGGCGAGCTTCGGCTTCGAGCAGGCGCACCGCCGCGCGTACCGGTGGGGTGAGGACGGACTCGGCGGCATCTGCGACCGCTACGGCTTCCTCAATCTGGCCGTCGGCCTGTGGAACCACAACGATCCGATCCTCAAGGAGCGCCTGTTCGGCCTGACCAATGCGCAGGGCAACCACGGCGAGGACGTCAAGGAGTACTGGTGGCCCGTCGACGGGACCCCCACCCACAGCTGGATGCACTGGATGTACCGGTACCCGCAGGCCGAGTACCCGTACCAGCAGCTGCGGGACGGCAACGCCGCCCGCGACCGGACGCAGCGCGAGTACGAGCTCGCCGACACCGGCGTGCTCGCGGACAACCGGTTCTTCGACGTGCACGTGCGGTACGCGAAGGCCGCGCCCGACGACATCTGCGTCGAGATCGAGGCCGTCAACCACGGTCCGTCGCCCGCCCCGCTGGACCTGCTGCCCCAGCTGTGGCTGCGCAACACCTGGGCCTGGGGCCACGACGAGCGCCGCGGTGAGATCACCCGCGTGCGGTCGCCGCAGGCCGGCGGGCTCGAGGCGGTGCGCGTGACGCACCAGTGGCTCGGCGAGTACCACCTCGCGGCCGAGGGCGCCCCGCAGCTCCTGTTCTGCGACAACGAGACCGACGCCGTGGACCTCTTCGGTGCCGCGGCGAACGCCTCGCCCTACCCGAAGGACGGGATCACCAAGCGCGTCGTGCAGGGCGACGAGGCGGCGGTCAACCCGGAGGAGCACGGCACGAAGGTGGCGCTCTGGTACCGCTTCGCGTCCGTGCCGCCGGGGGAGAGCGTGCGCGTACGGCTGCGGCTCGCGCGCACCGAGCCGACGCTGGACACGTTCGGCCCCGGTTTCGACGCCGTCTTCGCCGACCGGCGCGACGAGGCGGACGAGTTCTACGGCACCGTGATCCACGAGGACGTGCAGGGCGAGGACCGCGCCGTCGCGCGCCGCGCCTACGCGGGCATGCTGTGGAACAAGCAGCTCTACCGCTACGACGTGGAGTCCTGGCTCGAGGGCGACCCGGCGGTCGACCCGTCGCCGCGCGAGCGCGCCGATCCGGGCCGCCGGAACACCACGTGGAAGCACTTCTCGCTGGCCGACGTGATCTCGATGCCCGACGAGTGGGAGTACCCCTGGTTCGCCGCGTGGGACCTGGCCTTCCACTGCATCCCGCTGGCGCACGTCGACCCCGAGTTCGCCAAGGAGCAGCTCGTCCTGATGTGCCGCGAATGGGCGATGCACCCGAACGGTCAACTGCCCGCGTACGAGTGGGAGTTCGGCGACGTCAATCCACCGGTGCACGCGTGGGCGGCCTGGCACGTCTACCGCATCGACGGCTGGCGCGATCAGGACTTCCTCGTGCGCGTCTTCACCAAGCTGCTGCTCAACTTCTCCTGGTGGGTCAACCGCAAGGGCTCCGACGACGCCGGCGTCTTCGAGGGCGGCTTCCTCGGCATGGACAACATCGGCTTCTTCAACCGCTCCGCGCCCCTGCCGCCCGGGTACCGGCTCGAACAGTCCGATGCCACCAGCTGGATGGCGTTCTACTGCCAGCAGATGTTCAAGATCGCCATCGAGCTCTCCCGTCACGACCCGGTGTGGCAGGACTGCGCCACCAAGTTCCTCGAGCACTTCCTCCAGATCTCCAAGGCCACTTACAACTTCGGCTCGCACAGCCTGTCGCTCTGGGACGAGGAGGACGGCTTCTTCTACGACGTCCTCGTCCGGCCCGACGGCAGCGCCCTGCCGATGCGCGTGCGCTCCATGGTCGGCCTGCTCCCGCTGCTCGGCGCCACCGACGTCCCGGTGTGGGCGGCTCAGGAGTGCCCGGACGTGACGGCGCGGCTGAACTGGTTGCGCTCGCGCCGACCGGAGCTCGTCGAACCGGTGCTCTCGGGCGCCGCGGCCGACGGCGCCGGCGACGGCCGGATGCTGCTCTCGCTGGTCAGCCCCGATCGGCTGCGGCGGGTCCTGGAGCGCATGTTCGACCCGGCGGAGTTCCTGGCGCCCTACGGCATCCGCTCCCTCTCCAAGGCCGAGCAGCAGGTGACCGAGGATGTGGACGGGAACACCGTTTCCATCCAGTACGAACCCGGTGAGTCGACCACCGGGATGTTCGGCGGCAACTCCAACTGGCGTGGGCCCGTGTGGTTCCCGGTGAACGTGCTGCTCGCCGACAAGCTCCGCACCTACGGCCGGCACTTCGGCGACTCCTTCACCATCGCCATCCCCACCGGTTCCGACAACCTGTGCACGCTGGAGGAGGCTGCGGACGTCATAGACGAGGGCCTCGTCGGGTTGTTCCGGCCCGTCGCGCGCGCCGACGGTGGCGGCGCGCGCCGCCCCGCCGACGCCGGCCGGATCGAGGGGAGCGACAACCCGCTCTGGGCGCAGCATCCCACCTTCTACGAGTACTTCGACGGGGACACCGGTGAGGGGCTCGGCGCCACGCATCAGACCGGGTGGACGGGGCTCGTCGCGCACCTGCACAACCCCCGTCTGCCGATGGAACCCCCGCCCGCGCCGGGGTCCTGA
- a CDS encoding SidA/IucD/PvdA family monooxygenase: MISTRPDPVGKGVMRAKDPVDDGDVVDVLGVGFGPANLALAIALAESPDRIGTVRFLERRERFAWHPGMLLPGTSMQISFLKDLVTLRNQASPYSFVAYLGSRGRLVDFVNRAVLTPERAEFADYLAWAAASFADRVRYGRTVTGLSRCPDGPRFAVRHRGPDGDERVTRARSVVVARGLRPVLPVWTDGLDPRRVFHNIDLVPRLGELERDLPDGVAGARFLVVGGGQSAAEVALHLHDCGARVDMAFHGFGLADVDESPFVNQVFDPDVVDEFASAAPEVRETLLHRHGNTNYAAVEHALTRELYDRWYRQNVSGPRRLGVHRTSEVVTAGKARDGGVETVLRRRTTGERTAVTVDAVVCATGFEPGGLTGLDGVAPPDATIRVARSHLAVIDGTAVPGLYVQGADLPGHGLGTTLLSNVAVRAGEIARALYQEESS; encoded by the coding sequence ATGATCAGCACCCGCCCCGACCCGGTGGGAAAGGGTGTGATGCGCGCGAAGGATCCGGTGGACGACGGCGACGTCGTCGACGTACTCGGGGTCGGATTCGGACCCGCCAACCTGGCGCTGGCGATTGCGCTCGCGGAGTCGCCCGACCGGATCGGCACCGTGCGGTTCCTGGAGCGCCGCGAACGCTTCGCATGGCATCCCGGCATGCTGCTTCCCGGTACGTCCATGCAGATCAGCTTCCTCAAGGATCTGGTCACGCTGCGCAACCAGGCCAGCCCGTACTCCTTCGTTGCCTATCTCGGCAGCCGCGGCCGGCTCGTGGACTTCGTCAATCGCGCCGTCCTGACCCCCGAGCGCGCCGAGTTCGCGGACTACCTGGCCTGGGCGGCTGCGTCGTTCGCCGATCGGGTGCGGTACGGCCGCACGGTGACGGGACTGTCCCGCTGCCCCGACGGTCCGCGGTTCGCGGTTCGCCATCGGGGCCCGGACGGCGATGAGCGGGTGACCCGCGCCCGGTCCGTGGTCGTCGCGCGCGGCCTGCGGCCGGTACTGCCGGTGTGGACGGACGGGCTCGATCCGCGTCGCGTCTTCCACAACATCGACCTCGTTCCTCGGCTCGGCGAGTTGGAGCGAGATCTGCCCGACGGCGTCGCGGGCGCGCGATTCCTCGTGGTGGGCGGCGGGCAGTCGGCCGCCGAGGTGGCGCTGCACCTGCACGACTGCGGCGCCCGCGTGGACATGGCGTTCCACGGCTTCGGCCTCGCGGACGTCGACGAGAGTCCGTTCGTCAATCAGGTCTTCGATCCGGACGTGGTCGACGAGTTCGCCTCCGCGGCACCGGAGGTGCGGGAGACTCTGCTGCACCGGCACGGCAACACCAACTACGCGGCGGTCGAGCACGCGTTGACGCGGGAGCTGTACGACCGGTGGTACCGCCAGAACGTGAGCGGCCCACGCCGGCTGGGCGTGCACCGCACCAGCGAGGTCGTCACCGCCGGAAAGGCGCGCGACGGCGGGGTCGAGACGGTGCTGCGCCGCCGTACCACCGGCGAGCGCACGGCCGTGACGGTCGACGCCGTGGTGTGTGCGACGGGCTTCGAGCCGGGCGGCCTCACCGGGCTGGACGGCGTGGCACCGCCCGACGCGACGATCCGCGTCGCCCGTTCCCACCTCGCCGTGATCGACGGCACCGCGGTGCCCGGCCTCTACGTGCAGGGCGCCGACCTCCCGGGCCACGGGCTCGGGACCACGCTGCTGTCCAACGTCGCCGTCCGTGCGGGCGAGATCGCCCGCGCGCTGTACCAGGAGGAGTCGTCATGA
- a CDS encoding GNAT family N-acetyltransferase yields MTTRTPAGTVLFAATERTPFTVFVAEDPHDVERAQALRYDAFSTEMGAPLPGAVFSERLGRPIDVDRFDDYSAHLLVRHDPTDEIVGCYRIILPAPSGQREVFTTSMFRLSPAFAAMADDVAEWGRATIAAGYRGGVVSVLLRIALLAFYERSGFRYAMGCMSVRMEDGVHPRAALVRAALGFLADNDALADGAVRADPLRPVAVDGVPIAELPRPEGADADLVPPTIRIAVRYGGIVCGMPSYDPDFEMADFLVLFEDERMRAAGCLDEVRSFLAAL; encoded by the coding sequence ATGACCACGCGGACACCGGCGGGCACCGTGCTCTTCGCGGCGACCGAGCGCACCCCGTTCACGGTCTTCGTCGCCGAGGACCCGCACGACGTCGAACGGGCGCAGGCCCTGCGGTACGACGCCTTCTCCACGGAAATGGGAGCGCCGCTGCCCGGTGCGGTGTTCAGCGAGCGACTCGGCAGGCCGATCGACGTCGACCGGTTCGACGACTACAGCGCGCACCTGCTCGTGCGGCACGACCCGACCGACGAGATCGTGGGCTGCTACCGGATCATCCTGCCCGCGCCCAGCGGGCAGCGGGAGGTGTTCACCACCAGTATGTTCCGCCTCAGCCCGGCATTCGCGGCGATGGCGGACGACGTCGCGGAGTGGGGGCGTGCGACGATCGCCGCAGGCTATCGCGGCGGCGTGGTGTCGGTGCTCCTGCGGATCGCGCTTCTCGCCTTCTACGAGCGATCGGGCTTCAGGTACGCGATGGGTTGCATGTCGGTCCGGATGGAGGACGGCGTGCATCCGCGCGCCGCCCTGGTCCGTGCCGCGCTCGGCTTCCTCGCCGACAACGACGCCCTCGCCGACGGGGCGGTGCGCGCCGACCCCCTCCGGCCCGTCGCCGTCGACGGGGTCCCGATCGCCGAGCTCCCGCGGCCCGAGGGCGCCGACGCGGACCTGGTGCCGCCGACGATTCGCATCGCGGTCCGGTACGGCGGCATCGTCTGCGGCATGCCCTCGTACGACCCCGATTTCGAGATGGCCGACTTCCTGGTGCTGTTCGAGGACGAGCGGATGCGCGCAGCCGGATGCCTCGACGAGGTCCGCTCCTTCCTCGCGGCGCTGTGA
- a CDS encoding MMPL family transporter, with protein sequence MIARLTRAVAARPRTVLAASLLLLVVLGWLGAGVGGALRSGGSTDPAAESARAQRSLEDDFRRGGSSLVLTVRSEKPDAAPAAAEYGRAVTDALRRTPAVQSAVSAWSDPAAAARLTSTDGRIGLVVASLAGGTGDAPDHARAIVDGLPRPPDGVRIEAGGEAMTYLQINEQSGEDLVRAELIALPLTFLVLVWAFGGLVAAAVPVVVGIAAIIATSGLLRLVAEATDVSVFALNLITAMSLALAIDYTLLVVSRYREEVPGRGRDEALVVAMATAGRTVLFSAITVGLSLAAMVLFPMYFLRSFAYAGLVVVAFTALATLIVTPAILALLGDRIDKLRVGRGPRPADESRWYRAVKAVQRRAVPLGIAVVVLLLALGAPFLGAKLGYPDDRALPTTASSHAVGDELRTGFRPNPAADVLILLPEGAPSGTEDYARDLSRTTGTGPVVGPDGTWLRGARVADGDPTARAGFARLVTVASEHDPRSEEGRAQLDALRAVPAPAPTLFAGAAQADRDAVDSILGAVPRVLAAIAVTTFLLLFLLTGSVLLPLKALVLNVLSLSATFGAMVWVFQEGHLGGLGTTVTGHLIADMPVLMFCIAFGLSMDYEVFLLSRIREEWQDLPGRDRAANDEAVARGIASTARVVTAAALLMAVVFAAIGFSEVSFMRMLGVGLAIAVLLDATLVRLVLLPAFMRIAGTANWWPGLRASRGA encoded by the coding sequence GTGATCGCCCGCCTCACCCGCGCCGTCGCTGCGCGCCCCCGCACGGTGCTCGCGGCGTCGCTGCTCCTGCTCGTGGTGCTGGGGTGGCTCGGTGCCGGCGTCGGCGGCGCGCTCCGCAGCGGCGGGAGCACCGACCCCGCCGCCGAATCCGCCCGCGCGCAGCGGAGTCTGGAGGACGACTTCCGTCGCGGCGGCTCCTCGCTCGTCCTCACGGTGCGCTCGGAGAAGCCCGACGCGGCGCCCGCAGCCGCCGAGTACGGTCGCGCCGTCACCGACGCACTCCGGCGGACTCCGGCGGTCCAGTCAGCCGTCTCCGCGTGGTCCGATCCCGCCGCCGCGGCCCGCCTGACCTCGACGGACGGTCGCATCGGTCTCGTCGTCGCGAGTCTCGCCGGTGGTACCGGGGACGCGCCCGACCATGCCCGCGCCATCGTCGACGGCCTGCCGCGCCCGCCCGACGGGGTGCGGATCGAGGCCGGGGGCGAGGCGATGACCTACCTGCAGATCAACGAGCAGTCGGGCGAGGACCTGGTGCGCGCGGAGCTGATCGCCCTGCCGCTCACCTTCCTGGTCCTGGTGTGGGCCTTCGGTGGGCTCGTCGCCGCCGCCGTGCCCGTCGTCGTCGGGATCGCCGCCATCATCGCTACGTCCGGGCTGTTGCGGCTCGTGGCCGAGGCGACCGACGTCTCGGTGTTCGCGCTCAACCTCATCACCGCGATGAGCCTGGCGCTGGCCATCGACTACACCCTGCTGGTCGTGAGCCGGTACCGCGAGGAGGTACCGGGCCGGGGCCGTGACGAGGCGCTCGTCGTCGCGATGGCGACCGCCGGGAGGACGGTGCTGTTCTCCGCGATCACGGTGGGGCTCAGCCTGGCCGCGATGGTGCTCTTCCCCATGTACTTCCTGCGCTCCTTCGCGTACGCCGGCCTGGTCGTGGTCGCGTTCACGGCACTCGCCACGCTGATCGTGACGCCGGCGATCCTGGCACTCCTGGGCGACCGGATCGACAAGCTCCGCGTGGGCCGCGGGCCGCGCCCCGCGGACGAGTCGCGCTGGTACCGGGCGGTGAAAGCCGTGCAGCGCCGGGCGGTCCCGCTCGGCATCGCCGTGGTGGTACTCCTGCTCGCGCTCGGCGCACCCTTCCTCGGCGCGAAACTCGGCTATCCCGACGACCGCGCGCTGCCGACCACGGCCTCGTCGCACGCCGTCGGCGACGAACTGCGGACCGGCTTCCGCCCGAACCCCGCCGCCGACGTCCTGATCCTGTTGCCGGAGGGGGCACCGTCGGGGACCGAGGACTACGCCCGGGACCTGTCCCGGACCACCGGCACGGGGCCGGTCGTCGGGCCCGACGGGACGTGGCTGCGCGGCGCCCGCGTCGCCGACGGCGACCCGACGGCCCGAGCCGGTTTCGCGCGCCTGGTGACGGTGGCGAGCGAGCACGACCCGCGATCGGAGGAGGGGCGCGCCCAGCTGGATGCGCTGCGCGCAGTCCCGGCGCCCGCCCCGACGCTCTTCGCCGGTGCGGCGCAGGCGGACCGGGACGCGGTGGACTCCATCCTCGGGGCGGTGCCGCGGGTGCTCGCGGCGATCGCCGTGACCACCTTCCTGCTGCTGTTCCTGCTCACCGGGAGCGTGCTGCTGCCGCTGAAGGCGCTGGTGCTCAACGTGCTCTCGCTCTCGGCGACCTTCGGGGCGATGGTGTGGGTCTTCCAGGAGGGCCACCTCGGCGGGCTCGGGACGACGGTGACCGGCCACCTCATCGCGGACATGCCCGTTCTGATGTTCTGCATCGCCTTCGGCCTGTCGATGGACTACGAGGTCTTCCTGCTGTCCCGGATCCGCGAGGAGTGGCAGGACCTGCCCGGCCGGGACCGCGCCGCGAACGACGAGGCCGTCGCCCGCGGCATCGCGAGCACGGCGCGGGTGGTCACGGCCGCCGCGCTGCTCATGGCGGTGGTCTTCGCGGCGATCGGCTTCTCCGAGGTGTCGTTCATGCGGATGCTCGGCGTCGGGCTGGCGATCGCCGTGCTGCTGGACGCGACGCTGGTGCGGCTGGTGCTGCTGCCCGCGTTCATGCGGATCGCGGGCACCGCGAACTGGTGGCCGGGACTCAGAGCCAGCCGCGGCGCTTGA